The following proteins are encoded in a genomic region of Phragmites australis chromosome 9, lpPhrAust1.1, whole genome shotgun sequence:
- the LOC133928570 gene encoding NADP-dependent malic enzyme, chloroplastic-like, which yields MSSSEMEMAGGGVEDAYGEDRATEEQLVTPWAFSVASGYTLLRDPRHNKGLAFSEAERDAHYLRGLLPPAMASQELQERKLMHNLRQYTVPLHRYVAMMDLQERNERLFYKLLIDNVEELLPVVYTPTVGEACQKYGSIYRRPQGLYISLKDKGKILEVLKNWPERSIQVIVVTDGERILGLGDLGCQGMGIPVGKLSLYTALGGVRPSACLPITIDVGTNNETLLNDEFYIGLRQRRATGEEYHELLEEFMAAVKQNYGEKVLIQFEDFANHNAFDLLAKYSKSHLVFNDDIQGTASVVLAGLLAALKVVGGTLADHTYLFLGAGEAGTGIADLIALEMSKQTDAPIDDCRKKIWLVDSKGLIVESRKESLQHFKKPWAHEHEPLKTLLEAVQSIKPTVLIGTSGVGRTFTKEVVEAMASFNEKPVIFSLSNPTSHSECTAEEAYAWTQGRAVFASGSPFDPVEYEGKVYVPGQSNNAYIFPGFGLGVVISGAIRVHDDMLLAASEALAEQVTEEHFGKGLIFPPFTNIRRISARIAAKVAAKAYELGLASRLPRPDDLVKYAESCMYTPAYRSYR from the exons ATGTCGTCGTCGGAGATGGAGATGGCGGGTGGCGGCGTCGAGGACGCGTACGGCGAGGACAGGGCCACCGAGGAGCAGCTCGTCACGCCGTGGGCATTCTCCGTCGCCAG CGGCTACACTCTGCTGAGGGATCCCCGCCACAACAAGGGCCTGGCCTTCTCCGAGGCGGAGCGCGACGCGCACTACCTGCGCGGCCTTCTCCCCCCGGCCATGGCGTCCCAGGAGCTCCAG GAGAGGAAGCTCATGCACAACCTGCGCCAGTACACGGTCCCTCTGCACCGGTACGTCGCCATGATGGACCTTCAGGAGAGGAACGAGAGGCTTTTCTACAAGCTCCTGATCGACAACGTGGAGGAGCTGCTCCCCGTGGTCTACACGCCAACCGTCGGCGAGGCGTGCCAGAAGTACGGCAGCATCTACAGGCGCCCACAGGGCCTGTACATCAGCCTCAAGGACAA GGGGAAGATCCTCGAGGTGCTCAAGAACTGGCCCGAGAGGAGCATTCAGGTCATCGTCGTCACCGACGGCGAGCGCATTCTGGGCCTTGGGGATCTGGGTTGTCAG GGGATGGGAATTCCTGTCGGCAAACTGTCTCTGTACACCGCCCTCGGAGGCGTTCGCCCGTCAGCT TGCCTGCCGATCACAATTGATGTTGGCACGAACAATGAGACTTTGCTCAATGACGAGTTCTACATCGGGCTCCGGCAAAGGCGTGCTACTGGCGAG GAATACCATGAGCTGCTTGAAGAGTTCATGGCCGCAGTTAAGCAGAATTATGGTGAGAAGGTCCTCATCCAG TTTGAAGACTTTGCGAACCACAATGCTTTTGACTTGCTTGCGAAGTACAGCAAGAGCCATCTTGTGTTCAACGATGATATCCAG GGAACAGCATCCGTAGTCCTCGCAGGCCTCTTGGCAGCGCTCAAGGTGGTCGGTGGGACTCTTGCAGATCACACTTACCTGTTCCTTGGCGCCGGTGAG GCTGGAACTGGTATTGCAGATCTCATTGCTCTTGAGATGTCGAAACAG ACCGATGCTCCGATCGACGACTGCCGCAAGAAGATCTGGCTCGTCGACTCCAAG GGGCTGATCGTTGAGTCGAGGAAGGAGTCGCTCCAGCACTTCAAGAAGCCATGGGCGCACGAGCACGAGCCCCTCAAGACCCTGCTGGAGGCCGTGCAGTCCATCAAGCCGACAGTGCTGATCGGGACCTCCGGCGTCGGCCGCACCTTCACCAAGGAAGTCGTGGAGGCCATGGCGTCCTTCAACGAG AAACCTGTCATCTTCTCGCTGTCGAACCCGACGTCCCACTCGGAGTGCACGGCGGAGGAGGCGTACGCGTGGACCCAGGGCCGCGCGGTGTTCGCCAGCGGCAGCCCGTTCGACCCCGTTGAGTACGAGGGAAAGGTCTACGTGCCTGGCCAG TCGAACAACGCCTACATCTTCCCGGGGTTCGGGCTCGGCGTGGTCATCTCCGGCGCCATCCGCGTCCACGACGACATGCTGCTCGCCGCCTCGGAGGCGCTGGCGGAGCAGGTGACCGAGGAGCACTTTGGCAAGGGTCTCATCTTCCCGCCCTTCACCAACATCCGCCGGATCTCGGCTCGCATCGCCGCCAAGGTGGCCGCCAAGGCCTACGAGCTCGGCCTGGCCAGCCGCCTGCCGCGCCCCGACGACCTCGTCAAGTACGCCGAGAGCTGCATGTACACCCCCGCCTACCGCAGCTACCGGTGA